The Pagrus major chromosome 24, Pma_NU_1.0 region GATGAGATGTCCCTTGCCTGTCAGTGAGCGGATGTTGAGCAGAGCAAAGTTGAGTGAAGTGCTGTCGGAGCTGGTGATGGTGCTAGCCGACCGAGCTAGGCGGGCTAACACGCTACGGTCGACAGCCCGGTTGGTAGAATGTGGAGGGCGATGAGTGCGGGATCGAGAGCTGGACCAGATGGACTTTATTGCTGTTGAGCTGTTGTGTTGAAAATTCCGACGGGACCCTCGATGGATGTATCTCCGTCGAGGCTGGAAGGTGATGTCCGGGTGGAGGTGGAGTGCCTCTGGCGCAGGTCCATGCAGGTGATAGCGCAGCCGGAGCAGGTCAGTGGCCGAGTAGTGGAGCAAACCCGCCACTGGCAGGTGGACGGGCAAGAGAAAGAGCCAGGCACAGACGAACAGGATGTATGTCCTACCAGCCCACATCGTGGACGAGGACTCAGGCAGCGTTGACGGCCAGGGAACGCCAGGCAAGGCTTAGATCAGGACAGGACAGGTGAGCCAGTAGTGCAAACTCACACAGATGATGGTGCTGGCAAGTCGTGGAGATATTCCCAATGAGGGCACTTACACTGTCAGATTAGGTCATAAGACCATACAATAAGCCCGGAGcgttaaaaacttaaaaagttACCGGCGAGCAGCGGCAGCTAGTGGCGCCAGCGTTCACTCGTCGGCCATCACTTTTTTGAAGTTGTGGTTGTGAATCGTATAACCCATCGTATAACCCAAGAACAGCatcagaggtcagtgtgtttactggggaaactacaggtcacaatgCCCTGTACCAGTACCGCCACTAAGCACCAGAGGAGGAGCCAGAAACGTGATGCTACCAAGTGGAGAAATCAGTCGTTGCGATCTGCGTTGTGACAATGTGCAGGTACAATTCTGGGGAGGTGTGAGTCAGAGTATGATGTAGGTGTTTCAATGCAAAGCTTTAAGCtgcataaacataaaaataaacaagtttcTTCTCTGGTTTAGGTCACTCTGTTGTCTTTCCCACCTGAGGAGGACTCTGTCCaggacaggaagcagcaggtcCAGTCCGCTGTCCTCCACCTCACAGTCCTGCAGGTTGAGCTGAGTGTCCTGGCTGCTGCGTCTCAGGATGGTGGAGACGGCCCTGCAGTCCTCATCAGTCAGACTGAGAGTCTCACTCTGACCCTCCTGTGGCAGCTCCacacaggaggagcaggacagATCCAGCCTGTGCTGCAGAGTCCTGAGCAGGCTgactgctgccccctgctgggcGTCAGAGGCAGCACAGCAGTGGATGAACTTCAGCAGCAGATTTCTGTCAACACTGAGAGGAAATAgatagaaaaatacaacattaaacaaataataaCCACATACTTTCATCGATCAGTTGTCGATATGATGTGCAGATTAACAAATATTCCAAATAAAAGACACCACAAATAATATTAATTCAGGATAATCATGTTTCTTAACAACTTGGGTTTTATTATTGTAgttttgtctttcatttctattagttataaaaacaaagagaccaTCGCTTTAATAGCTTAGATCTGAGAACACAGTGACTCACTTATACTCGTTATAAGTCAAGAGACAAAAGAAGTCAGATGATCAGACAAGTTGGAAACAAACTGGTTAGATAAACTaatttttaagacaaaatgaaGTCAAACGGTGAAATAATTACTCCAACTGTCACAGTGAGAGATGCATCATGTCCTGTGTGTTGAAGAAGACGGAtacactgacaaacaaacactaatGTTTTACCTGAGTTGAGAAACTCTGTCCAGTGTAACGAGGACGGACTCCATTTCCTCTGTTGGTATGGAGGTCCACAAGAGGTTCAGTTTaactctgtcagtgtgttggaGGGTGAAGAGCAGAGCATCACAGTCCACAGAGTTCATCTCTCTGCAGGTCAGGTTGATCACATGATCCAGTGACCTCAGTAAACTGGGTATAAAGGGACTGGCACGAGCGTTATAGATCTCTGTGATGACAGTCAACACAAAGCTGGGACAGGCTCTGAAAACATAAAGTGTATTCACCAGGACACTTTGATGAGTCAAAGAATCAACAGACTGATGTAACACATGATGCAACTGATTAAATGAGATAAACTGACGTCTGCATCTggtaaaaaggttaaaaacaaactaaGAACCTTTTAAATACAATCCTGTCCAGAAAGGGAAGCAGACGTGGGATGTTCTCCTGTGAGAAGCGGTTCTTCCTCAGGTTCACAGTGATGGTCTGagctgacagctgctgcagcagataGTGAAGAACCTCCCAGTTCAGAGAGAACGAGCTCAGGTCTCCATCAACCTTACTCAAGAAGGAGCAGGTCAAGTCCTTGTCCTGGATGTCTTGGAGAAGGGAGAGGAGCTCCTGGGAAATCTTCTCACTCAGTCTGCAGATAGAAATGTATGAGTTTATCTTAGAAAAGTAAATGATtcatacattttgtattttcattcattagatTGTGTTTCTGAAGCTCAGGAGAGACTTTTACCTGATTGTTAGAGGACCATCATGAAGCAGCAGTGGAATGAGACTCTGAGCAGGGACACAGAACTCTGTCAGGTCCAACCGGTCGACTGTCCAGTATCTCAGCAGGGACGCCAAACTACTGACGACCTTCAACAGAACTCTTTCTGATGGTCGGCCTGTCTGAGGGGCGAGAGACAGCTCCTCAACAGCCAACAGACAGGCCACTCTCTTCCTTCTTACCcactgagacagaaacaaggccgtaccattggaaagcctgaaagcagagagagggagaggagaagcagCTGTGACATCATGACGTTCACCACTAACTGCACATTCAAACTGGACCAGATGGTGTTACAGGAACAACATTAAATGTAGAAACACAAACCTCAGACTGTGcagttgtgttgtgtgtctaaAGAGGAGGGAGGCTCCTCTGACAGACCTCCTCCTGGGTGTGAGGACGAGATCCACATCAGAACCACAGAGTCTGAGAACTCTTCCCACAGACCTGCAGGTTTTCCAGCCCAACTCTCCTGTTAGCTGCAGGGTGAAGcccaggagctgcagcagagaggccaACTGCTCGGCCTCCTCTCTGGATCTCACAGAGATTAATGTGCACACACGCTGGAAGAACTCTGGATCACCACTGAAACAATATGATGGAAgaggagtgaaaacagaaacacaggctGCATTACAAACCACCTGATGGACCATGTTGTTCATGGAGAATGACATTTAGGAACAGGATGAAATAATATAACTGTGTGTTAATATCACACTATATTAAAATACTCCTGAATAAATACTGAAGACAGAATGTACATTATTAGTGCGACTTACCTGAGCTGTGAGATATGAGGCAGCCACTGTAGGAAactcctcacttcactctcttcatgtgagcagcctgtcagcttcacttgtttcttctctgatgtgagtttcagcacttccaggaggatggagctctttctctctgagaggtttatggaccagactgcaggagctgactggaaaactgactGTAATGATGGAAGGACACTCAGGCCTGTTTCAGTCTCATAGTCCTTCAGGTGGGAGTACAGATCCAGCAGGAAACCACACTGATATACATCATATATGTCATCTAAAGGGAATGTTTCATATGTGCACACTGATGATAACAGCTCcagtatcttctctcctgtctgctgttctctctctgctgctgcacagaacagattCACAAAGAACTTGACTTCACCTCCAAACCTGCCAGAGACACTGGAACAAGAATTGAACATTTAGTTATGACATGatgtcaacaacagaaacacagtcatgTATTACTGATATGGAGTTTATCTGCTAAAagccttaaaatacctgctaACAAGCAAAATATTTactataattaataaatatatttggtGTAATATATTACAATTACATGGCTGATCAAATGAGCATATTACTTCAGGACAATATTAGATTCAACTAACAATTACATCTTCATCTGATGATTTCTTATAATTGACAATCAATTAACTTTTTTCGAAACACTGGTGATTATaagagatatttattttaaaaataaaaaacctcttCTGAAGTCGCTATGAAATGTTTCTAAATGTCCATTATTAGTGTGACTTACCTGAGCTGTGAGATATGAGGCAGCCACTGTAGGAAactcctcacttcactctcttcatgtgagcagcctgtcagcctcacttgtttcttctctgatgtgagtttcagcacttccaggaggatggagctctttctctctgagaggtttatggaccagactgcaggagctgactggaaaactgactGTAATGATGGAAGGACACTCAGGCCTGTTTCAGTCTCATAGTCCTTCAGGTGGGAGCACAGATCCAGCAGGAAATCACACTGATATTCCCCAACCTCATCAATATCACATATGTAATCTAAAGGGAATGTTTCATATGTGCACACTGATGAGGACAGCTCcagtatcttctctcctgtctgctgttctctctctgctgctgcacagaacagattCACAAAGAACTTGACTTCACCTCCAAACCTGTCAGAGACACTGGAACAAGAATTGAACATTTAGTTATGACATGATGtcaacagcagaaacacagtcaTGTATCACTGATATGGAGTTTATCTGCTAAAAGTCTTCAGATACCTGCTGATGAGAATAATACAGTAAAGTAGATCTACTCTATGTAACTGAGGAATAAATACATTGGGGTGtgtggagaaaaacacagcatcATATATAAAACTCTGTACAGTAACAGTTGTGGACTAACCAGCTGaatgaatacatgttttatttccgTGTCTGGTCATTTACATGACTCGTCCCTCGTGAAATCATTCAGACACACTAACTGACAGCAAGTCAAACTCTCCAGCATGTTGACCCACCATCATCTCGTAGCACAAGACATCAACATCACAACAGAGACATCATCCAACTCAACAGACCTCCACAAACAAAATCATTCCAACACAGCCCCCGAAACACAAGAcgcaaaacacaaatcaaatcaaaatgaagcaaactaaacaaaactaaaactacaTGTGCATCCATTAGTGTCAAACCCTGTATATTTAATCCAGTTCATAAATCAAACATCTTCAGTCCAAAGAGAGGAATGTATCTGTTGTAAGTGACTGTCCTCCTCCTATCCTCTGCTTTGGAGACATATTCAGAGGATGTAAAAACATAATCAAAGAGGTTTTCAGTTAGAGCTCCATCCTCAATACCTATCAGATCTACATCACAACATTAACCTCTTTAAACAATATTTGTCATAAAtcatgatataaaataaaatgcatttcattCTCCACCTCATTCAGGTCACAGTATTCACAGGTCCTTCATCTTCTGGCACACCTCTGTATCTTCCTGTTTCAATGTGCGGTGGTAATATACCACATCTTAACTTCACACATAGTGATCTCTGACTTTTAGACAAATTGTACTTAACATATTTTTCACATCGATGCTCTttcttaaataaacaataaGTTATGAGTTGTGTCTTGCTCAGAGGCCATGACTGTGAGCATTGAGCCCGGCTTCCTCCACTTCCACATTTACTTTGTGGAGGTACTTTTCTTCCAATCTGAACTCTTCTAATAAATCAAGTACTCCACTGGCCCATTCACTGTTAACAGACAAATCCCAGTCAGATATTTTACTGGCTGTTCTACTAGTTGGCAGCTCAACCGCCTGTTCCACAAGCTCAACATGCTAATTTTCCATCTGACTTCACACGAGTCCTGCCACATATCTCTGTTTAATGCCACGAGAGGTGCATATTTATGAAGTCCCAGAAAGTTTCAACTCAATCAGGAAAATATTAGCTTGTAACTAATACTTGCATCATTATCTACGTGCTTcttgttttgtaaatgatgATTCATAGACACTTTTCTGAATCACTCTGATTATGAGCTGGATTTATTAAGAGAAAAAACTCTTCTGAAGTCGCTATGAAATATTTCTAAATGTCCATTATTAGTGTGACTTACCTGAGCTGTGAGATATGAGGCAGACACTGTAGGAAactcctcacttcactctcttcatgtgagcagcctgtcagcttcacttgtttcttctctgatgtgagtttcagcacttccaggaggatggagctctttctctctgagaggtttatggaccagactgcaggagctgactggaaaactgactGTAATGATGGAAGGACACTCAGGCCTGTTTCAGTCTCATAGTCCTTCAGGTGGGAGCACAGATCCAGCAGGAAACCACACTGCTTTTCACCATCCATGTCATTTGAAGGGAACTTTTTATATGTGCACACTGATGATAACAGCTCcagtatcttctctcctgtctgctgttctctctctgctgctgcacagaacagattCACAAAGAACTTGACTTCACCTTTGAACTGCCGAGAGACACTGGAACAAGAATTGAACATTTAGTTATGACATGatgtcaacaacagaaacacagtcatgTATTACTGATATGGAGTTTATCTGCTAAAagccttaaaatacctgctaACAAGCAAAATATTTactataattaataaatatatttggtGTAATATATTACAATTACATGGCTGATCAAATGAGCATATTACTTCTGGACAATATTAGATTCAACTAACAATTACATCTTCAGCTGATGATTTCTTATAATTGACAATCAATTAACTTTTTTCGAAACACTGGTGATTATaagagatatttattttaaaaataaaaaacctcttCTGAAGTCgctatgaaatgtttttaaatgtccatTATCTGTCTGACTTACCTGAGCTGTGAGATATGAGGCAGACACTGTAGGAAactcctcacttcactctcttcatgtgagcagcctgtcagcttcactcgtttcttctctgatgtgagtttcagcacttccaggaggatggagctctttctctctgagaggtttatggaccagactgcaggagctgactggaaaactgactGTAATGATGGAAGGACACTCAGGCCTGTTTCAGTCTCATAGTCCTTCAGGTGGGAGCACAGATCCAGCAGGAAACCACACTGATATACATCATCCATGTAATCTAAAGGGAACTTTTTATATGTGCACACTGATGATAACAGCTCcagtatcttctctcctgtctgctgttctctctctgctgctgcacagaacagattCACAAAGAACTTGACTTCACCTCCAAACCTGTCAGAGACACTGGAACAAGAATTGAACATTTAGTTACGACATGatgtcaacaacagaaacacagtcatgTATTACTGATATGGAGTTTATCTGCTAAAAGTCTTCAGATACCTGCTGATGAGACTAATACAGTAAAGTAGATTGTTACAGTCGAGTGTtgcacctgtgtttgtttgttctggtgTTAGTTTTCCCTCCAGGTGAcgccctctcctccttcttgcCTATGAGTGGAGGATCACACCTGAGCTCCCTCACCATTAGGCCATGGTGACTTATAAGCTCTGTGTAAACTAACAATGGGGCCAGAGGGGCAAGTGGCTGTAGTGTTTGCATGAGCCACAATACTGAGCAGTAAGGTGATTTCTTCTATTGATTAGTGATCCAACATTTAGCGCTGGAGTTGCTCTCAGCTTTAAAACATTGATGACattggttgtgttttcttctgttgtagGATGACCGCCATCTTCCTTTTGAAGACACTGGTATGTTGTTGACccaattacttttattttcatttgtaaatgaATCTTTTGTGTTTAAACTCCAACATCctgtctttccttcttcttttactCTGGTTTTATTTAACTATGTTACTCCCCTCATCCCCTGGCCTCACAGGGACGTAACATAGATCAACTCAGAAACAGTCTGTCATCTAGAAAACTTTACACTGTAACAAAATagagttttaatgtgttttcagttaaaggtgtgaaataaggtgtgtggtttccacaggctgaagatatcTACAAGTTTTATTCtacaacacaaaatacatcattaaatgtcccacagtttaattataaagctcttatgtgtgttaaaaacagttagcggttgctaacaagtgtctcagtgagactacagaggttgtcggggacattaaa contains the following coding sequences:
- the LOC141020475 gene encoding uncharacterized protein, encoding MSFSMNNMVHQVVCNAACVSVFTPLPSYCFSGDPEFFQRVCTLISVRSREEAEQLASLLQLLGFTLQLTGELGWKTCRSVGRVLRLCGSDVDLVLTPRRRSVRGASLLFRHTTQLHSLRLSNGTALFLSQWVRRKRVACLLAVEELSLAPQTGRPSERVLLKVVSSLASLLRYWTVDRLDLTEFCVPAQSLIPLLLHDGPLTIRLSEKISQELLSLLQDIQDKDLTCSFLSKVDGDLSSFSLNWEVLHYLLQQLSAQTITVNLRKNRFSQENIPRLLPFLDRIVFKRACPSFVLTVITEIYNARASPFIPSLLRSLDHVINLTCREMNSVDCDALLFTLQHTDRVKLNLLWTSIPTEEMESVLVTLDRVSQLSVDRNLLLKFIHCCAASDAQQGAAVSLLRTLQHRLDLSCSSCVELPQEGQSETLSLTDEDCRAVSTILRRSSQDTQLNLQDCEVEDSGLDLLLPVLDRVLLRASKTVVLQLLSLVPVNSDRDTVRRAVSLCGALGGELDLSHTTLDQRACGALAQLLDVSEGLTELDLSHCELTDQLLLTLLTHLHKVQVLDLSHNKITDASTDMLLELVSINPSIDAVRLFRNNIEDRTPFKKDERFEIW